From Methanococcus maripaludis, the proteins below share one genomic window:
- a CDS encoding molybdenum cofactor biosynthesis protein MoaE, protein MIRVSNEDFNIDVETKALLKNHPEIGGLVNFVGVVRNVGYNKGVEKEAEFIEFECYEQMASKKLEELKNRAIEKFNIIDATLIHRIGTLKVGDNIVLIVVGAKHRKEAFLACEYLIDSLKEEVPIWKKEFSKDGSYWVEQH, encoded by the coding sequence ATGATTAGAGTGTCTAATGAAGATTTTAACATTGACGTTGAAACTAAAGCCCTTTTAAAAAATCATCCTGAAATAGGTGGACTTGTAAATTTTGTAGGGGTTGTTAGAAACGTAGGTTACAATAAAGGCGTTGAAAAAGAGGCTGAATTTATTGAATTTGAATGCTACGAACAGATGGCTTCAAAAAAACTTGAAGAATTAAAAAATAGGGCGATTGAAAAGTTTAACATTATCGATGCTACATTGATTCACAGGATTGGAACGCTAAAAGTAGGGGATAATATTGTATTGATAGTTGTTGGAGCAAAACACAGAAAAGAAGCATTTTTAGCCTGTGAATATTTGATCGACAGCTTAAAAGAAGAAGTTCCAATATGGAAAAAGGAATTTTCAAAAGATGGTTCCTACTGGGTAGAACAACACTAA
- a CDS encoding UPF0280 family protein, with translation MKFFQEKISIKETNILLKVDNPKFFKMAKNTIINERLNLENYILRNPIFLTSYSPVEVPDNAPEIIKLMAEAGFNADVGPMAAVAGTFSQLIVENLIENDCKNAISENGGDICLKCEMDTTVGLYAGNSSLSGNLGFKLKKEKMKNGYGICTSSGTVGHSVSLGNADSVTVFSKSAIIADAVATSIGNFAVGNAVDAINNCLEKAETISKIDGVFVVFGEHAGKIGKIPQLIKTDKKEVLGNVFEMV, from the coding sequence ATGAAATTTTTTCAAGAAAAAATATCCATTAAAGAAACAAATATTCTTTTAAAAGTAGATAATCCCAAATTTTTTAAAATGGCGAAAAATACAATTATTAATGAAAGATTAAACCTTGAAAATTATATTTTAAGAAATCCCATATTTTTAACTAGTTATTCTCCCGTTGAAGTGCCAGATAATGCACCAGAAATTATAAAATTAATGGCTGAAGCTGGATTTAATGCAGATGTTGGACCAATGGCAGCAGTTGCAGGAACATTCAGCCAATTAATTGTTGAAAATTTAATTGAAAATGACTGTAAAAATGCAATTTCTGAAAATGGTGGAGATATCTGTTTAAAATGCGAAATGGATACGACTGTCGGGCTTTATGCAGGAAATTCATCACTTTCTGGAAATTTAGGATTTAAACTAAAAAAAGAAAAAATGAAAAATGGATATGGAATCTGTACTTCCTCAGGAACTGTCGGACACTCCGTAAGCCTTGGAAATGCCGATTCAGTTACAGTTTTTTCAAAATCTGCGATTATTGCCGATGCTGTTGCAACTTCGATTGGAAATTTTGCAGTTGGAAATGCTGTTGATGCAATAAATAATTGCCTTGAAAAAGCTGAAACTATTTCAAAAATTGATGGTGTTTTTGTAGTATTTGGAGAACACGCTGGAAAAATTGGAAAAATACCTCAATTGATAAAAACGGATAAAAAAGAAGTTTTAGGAAATGTTTTTGAAATGGTTTGA
- a CDS encoding HesA/MoeB/ThiF family protein: protein MNLERYKRQILMDDFGETGQKKLLDATVTVVGVGGLGTVVSQYLAAAGVGNLKLVDYQEVELSNLNRQILHFEKDIGIKKVISAKEKLESINSEINIEIYPEKVNENHIKNSDVIIDCLDNFKARYLLNRFSNKYKIPLVHGAIEDLRGQVTTIIPNKTPCIECIFKLKDEEKNKSFPVLGVTPGVIGSIQASEAIKLITGIGTPLKNKLLSINMRTNDYFTFNIKKNPECKICGGLND from the coding sequence CAAAAAAAACTGCTAGATGCAACTGTAACTGTTGTCGGTGTTGGGGGCCTTGGAACCGTTGTTTCACAATATCTAGCTGCCGCAGGAGTTGGAAACTTAAAATTAGTTGATTATCAGGAAGTTGAACTTTCAAATTTAAACAGACAGATCTTGCATTTTGAAAAGGACATTGGAATAAAAAAGGTTATTTCTGCAAAAGAAAAGTTAGAAAGTATTAATTCAGAGATAAACATTGAAATTTATCCTGAAAAAGTAAACGAAAATCACATCAAAAATTCAGATGTTATTATTGACTGTCTTGATAATTTTAAAGCTAGATATTTATTAAATAGATTTTCAAATAAATATAAAATCCCCCTCGTTCATGGCGCAATTGAAGATTTAAGAGGCCAGGTTACAACGATAATTCCAAATAAAACTCCATGTATTGAATGTATTTTTAAATTAAAAGATGAAGAAAAAAATAAGTCTTTTCCGGTACTTGGAGTAACCCCTGGAGTAATTGGTTCAATTCAGGCGAGTGAAGCGATAAAATTAATAACTGGAATTGGAACTCCTTTAAAAAATAAATTGCTTTCAATAAATATGCGAACAAATGACTATTTCACGTTTAATATAAAGAAAAATCCTGAATGTAAAATTTGCGGTGGTTTAAATGATTAG
- the bioB gene encoding biotin synthase BioB codes for MKEIKLNSDSLEIYEKSASEKLNRNDLIDLWNLNLNDLLDISYNLKKLFNKDNIDLCSIINAKSGICPENCIFCSQSKHNRSKIETYGLKSKEEILKNAKSVEKYSNRFSIVVSGKTVTDLEFENIIESIEEIQNKTKLKVCVSLGLLNKDKLKALKERNVRIHNNLETSENYFKNICTSHDYSEKVKVILEAKKIGLEMCSGGIFGMGESIEDRIDLFMELKKLDVDSVALNLLNPIYGTKIHDRIYSGDISRINSRDALKSICIARIALPDKVIRLCGGREHVLKDMQKYSLLALDGLMIGNYLTTNGQNIQSDLKMIEEMGFER; via the coding sequence TTGAAGGAAATTAAATTAAATTCTGATTCTTTAGAAATTTACGAAAAATCAGCTTCTGAAAAACTAAATAGAAACGATTTAATTGATTTGTGGAATTTAAACTTAAATGATTTGCTAGATATATCATATAACTTAAAAAAATTATTTAATAAGGATAATATTGATTTGTGCTCAATTATAAATGCCAAATCAGGAATCTGTCCTGAAAACTGCATATTCTGCTCTCAATCAAAACATAACCGTTCAAAAATAGAAACTTACGGATTAAAATCAAAAGAAGAGATTTTAAAAAATGCTAAATCGGTTGAAAAATATTCAAACCGCTTTTCGATTGTTGTTAGTGGAAAAACAGTTACAGATTTAGAATTTGAAAATATTATTGAATCGATTGAAGAAATTCAAAATAAAACGAAATTAAAGGTTTGCGTTTCATTAGGGCTTTTAAATAAAGATAAATTAAAAGCTTTAAAAGAAAGAAACGTAAGAATCCACAATAACCTTGAAACATCTGAAAACTACTTTAAAAATATCTGTACAAGCCACGATTACAGCGAAAAAGTAAAAGTAATTCTCGAAGCTAAAAAAATAGGGCTTGAGATGTGCAGCGGCGGAATTTTTGGAATGGGTGAATCTATTGAAGATAGGATTGATTTATTTATGGAGTTAAAAAAACTTGATGTTGATAGTGTTGCTCTAAATTTACTAAATCCAATTTACGGTACCAAAATTCATGATAGAATATATTCTGGAGATATATCTCGAATTAATTCCCGTGATGCATTAAAATCGATATGTATTGCAAGAATTGCACTTCCAGATAAAGTAATTCGGCTTTGTGGTGGAAGAGAACATGTTTTAAAAGATATGCAGAAATATTCACTTCTTGCACTTGATGGTTTAATGATTGGAAACTATTTAACTACAAATGGGCAAAATATCCAGTCTGATTTAAAAATGATTGAAGAAATGGGTTTTGAGCGGTGA